A region from the Aegilops tauschii subsp. strangulata cultivar AL8/78 chromosome 5, Aet v6.0, whole genome shotgun sequence genome encodes:
- the LOC109752501 gene encoding NAC domain-containing protein 1, with translation MPMGSSAAMPALPPGFRFHPTDEELIVHYLGRQAASMPSPVPIIAEVNIYKCNPWDLPGKALFGENEWYFFSPRDRKYPNGARPNRAAGSGYWKATGTDKAILSTPANESIGVKKALVFYRGKPPKGVKTDWIMHEYRLTAADNRTTKRRGSSMRLDDWVLCRIHKKCGNLPNFSSSDQEQEHEQESSTVEDSQNNHTVSSPKSEAFDGDGDDQLQLQQFRPMAIAKSCSLTDLLNTVDYAALSHLLLDGAGASSSDAGADYQLPPENPLIYSQPPWQQTLHYNNNNGYVNNDTIDVPQLPEAHVDDYGMNGDRYNGMKRKRSSGSLYCSQLQLPADQYSGMLIHPFLSQQLHM, from the exons ATGCCAATGGGCAGCAGCGCCGCCATGCCCGCCCTCCCTCCCGGCTTCCGGTTCCAccccaccgacgaggagctcatCGTCCACTACCTCGGCAGGCAGGCCGCGTCCATGCCCAGCCCCGTGCCCATCATCGCCGAGGTCAACATCTACAAGTGCAACCCATGGGACCTCCCCG GCAAGGCCTTGTTCGGGGAGAATGAGTGGTACTTCTTCAGCCCCCGGGATCGCAAGTACCCCAACGGCGCGCGCCCCAACCGCGCCGCCGGGTCCGGCTACTGGAAGGCCACCGGCACCGACAAGGCCATCCTGTCCACGCCGGCCAACGAGAGCATCGGCGTCAAGAAGGCGCTAGTGTTCTACAGGGGCAAGCCGCCCAAGGGCGTCAAGACCGACTGGATCATGCACGAGTACCGCCTCACAGCCGCCGACAACCGGACCACCAAGCGCAGAGGATCCTCCATGAGG CTGGATGACTGGGTGCTGTGTAGGATCCACAAGAAGTGCGGCAACTTGCCCAACTTCTCCTCCTCTGACCAGGAACAAGAGCATGAGCAGGAGAGCTCCACCGTGGAGGACTCGCAGAACAACCACACCGTATCGTCGCCCAAGTCGGAGGCCttcgacggcgacggcgacgaccaGCTCCAGCTGCAGCAGTTCCGCCCCATGGCGATCGCCAAGTCGTGCTCCCTCACCGACCTGCTCAACACCGTCGACTACGCCGCGCTCTCGCACCTCCTCCTCGACGGCGCCGGCGCCTCGTCGTCGGACGCCGGAGCAGACTACCAGCTGCCGCCGGAAAACCCACTCATCTACTCGCAGCCTCCATGGCAACAAACGCTACACTATAACAATAACAACGGCTACGTGAACAACGACACCATCGACGTGCCTCAGCTACCCGAGGCGCATGTAGATGACTACGGCATGAATGGCGATAGGTATAACGGCATGAAGAGGAAGAGATCCAGCGGCAGCTTGTACTGCAGCCAGCTGCAGCTCCCGGCGGATCAGTACAGCGGCATGCTGATCCATCCGTTCCTCAGCCAGCAGCTGCACATGTGA